A region of the Curvibacter sp. AEP1-3 genome:
AAACACGCTGAGCTTACTTCGCCTTCAGGCTTTCGCCGGGGCTATAGCTGATGATGTCTCTTAACATTTTGTCCACTTCGCCATTGCGCCGTACCTCCGTTAAAGCCTTGGCTAATCGGACCGCGCAAGGTGTGTCCCTCATACTGGGGGACACCCACAGCTTGACCTTACGTTGCTCAAGAACAATAGGTGAAGCAAATGTTTCAAACCTTAGACTGGCGGAACCCATCGCTGAAATGAAGTTCTCGCGCACACCAATGGCTGCATCCAAGCGGCCTTTGGACAGCATTTCCAATTGGTTGATGGGGCTGGTAACGGGGATTTTCTTTATCCGCGGGTCGCGATCAAAAGCTTCGTGGTAAGTCGGGCCCCGCAGCACTCCGACAGTTTTGCCGACCAGGTCGTCCAAGCTGCGCAGCTTGCTGCCATTGGGAAGCCACACTTCTATTTGCAGTCGGGTTACTTCACCCACCTCCACCGCACCCGCGTTCAAGTCCGCGCGATCCAGCATGATGGTCGCCTGCGCTACGTTGCGAGTGACTTCTGTCACTGCACGGGGAATGGGTGTCAAACGTTGCTCCAACGGGCAGGCACTCAGGTCAGACAAGCGTTTGAAAAGGCTCACATACACACCCACCGGTTGCCCCTCTGGCCCTATATGCCCCCAAGGCGCGATGTCGATGACATCTGCCAACATAGGTTTGCCTGACCCTTCCGGTTTGACACGATCCTGAGCAGATGCAAGGGCCGACAGACCCAGCAACACAGCGGTCAGCCAAGGGAGCCTTCGTTGGTTCATGAAGTCATATTACCCACCAGAACGCTCCTGGAGTGAAGCTAGACTTCACTGCATCAATAAAGGCACACCATGACCACCCGATTCACCCCAGCCCCTTTTGAAACCGACGCGTGGACCGCCCTGAAGCAACTGGGAGACACCGCAGTGTCCACCGGGGGCATGCAGGCCTTGCTGCAAATGTTCATCAGCGTGGTCACTTCCGCCGAGGAAGTAGCGCGGGTTAGCGAGGAGGCCGGCCACCCGGAGTCCATGACCACCCAGGTCATTTCGGAGTGGGTCAGCACCCAGTACGTGCCGGACATGCAGGCCCAGCTGCAGACGCCCGGCGCGGCTTAAATCAGGTTGCGCATGGCGCGAGCGGTTTCTTGCAATACCGGCAGGACACGGCGCACCGCATCATCCGTACTCTCGTTACCCATGGGCATGGTGACGTTGAGCGCGCCCATCAAGGCCCCATGGCGGTCAATCAAAGGCACTGCCACGCCGCGGTAGTTCATTTCGAGTTGCTGCTCTGAGACAGCCCAGCCCTGCTGCCGTATGCGGGCCAGCTCCACGCGCATGCGATCTTTGCTGGCAATGGTGTGCGAGGTGTAGGCCTTGAACTGCCGGGTTTGCAACCAGTCCTCCAACCAAGCCGGGTCGCGCATCGCAAGAATCAGCATGCCCGCAGACGTCACCTGCGCCTGTACCCGGGAACCCAACACATAGCCGGTACTCATGGGGCGGTTGCTGCCGTTGCGGGCGATGTAGACGATCTCATCCCCGTCAAGCACGCTCACATACGCTATCTCCTGAGTACCCGCAGTCACCCTCTGCAAGAAGGGTTGCACCACTCGGGGCAAACGGGCC
Encoded here:
- a CDS encoding IclR family transcriptional regulator domain-containing protein codes for the protein MTTELALRPPVVGIDAPALDKKDWIAGLEKGLGLIEAFDDAHQRMTASQAGERCGMTRTAARRYLLTLQYLGYVASDGKLFWLTPRVLRIGQSYLESARLPRVVQPFLQRVTAGTQEIAYVSVLDGDEIVYIARNGSNRPMSTGYVLGSRVQAQVTSAGMLILAMRDPAWLEDWLQTRQFKAYTSHTIASKDRMRVELARIRQQGWAVSEQQLEMNYRGVAVPLIDRHGALMGALNVTMPMGNESTDDAVRRVLPVLQETARAMRNLI
- a CDS encoding substrate-binding periplasmic protein gives rise to the protein MNQRRLPWLTAVLLGLSALASAQDRVKPEGSGKPMLADVIDIAPWGHIGPEGQPVGVYVSLFKRLSDLSACPLEQRLTPIPRAVTEVTRNVAQATIMLDRADLNAGAVEVGEVTRLQIEVWLPNGSKLRSLDDLVGKTVGVLRGPTYHEAFDRDPRIKKIPVTSPINQLEMLSKGRLDAAIGVRENFISAMGSASLRFETFASPIVLEQRKVKLWVSPSMRDTPCAVRLAKALTEVRRNGEVDKMLRDIISYSPGESLKAK